In Kushneria marisflavi, the following are encoded in one genomic region:
- a CDS encoding alpha/beta hydrolase, translating into MTLPPDLDDTRRRLLKGAGAMALLSLLPGALLARSADARPGSDFNESLPPGIVETGSSVYDFRVHRLTSPDGERHYRITVAIPKKAPPEAGYTPIYLLDGNAALAALDEQSLKAMNAATPPVLIALGYDTDHRFDVEARQWDYTPRRPNQDPIIDDRHPERRGGGADDFIKLINDTIMAEAERDLLINTSERAIWGHSFGGLFVLHTLFTHPSSFDHWYAASPTLHWNGYQVVAEAGRFQWPSDQRGSALLMRGDAELQRRGPYSNGGSDKEINDQLEGLAKQINRAKGFEARFEVLEGLGHGAALVRSLKLTLSDISGATLTPSA; encoded by the coding sequence ATGACACTGCCCCCCGACCTTGACGACACCAGACGCCGCCTGCTCAAGGGTGCCGGCGCCATGGCCCTGTTGTCGCTGCTGCCCGGCGCGCTTCTGGCGCGCTCTGCCGATGCGCGACCAGGGTCCGATTTCAACGAATCACTGCCGCCCGGCATCGTCGAGACAGGTTCCAGTGTCTATGACTTCAGGGTACATCGTCTGACAAGCCCGGATGGGGAGCGTCACTACCGCATTACCGTGGCCATTCCCAAAAAGGCGCCTCCCGAGGCCGGTTACACGCCGATCTATCTACTCGATGGCAATGCCGCGCTGGCCGCACTTGATGAGCAGTCACTAAAAGCGATGAACGCCGCCACGCCGCCGGTCCTGATTGCGCTGGGTTACGACACCGACCACCGCTTTGATGTCGAAGCACGTCAGTGGGACTACACCCCGAGACGTCCGAATCAGGACCCGATCATCGACGACCGTCATCCAGAGCGTCGCGGGGGCGGCGCCGACGACTTCATCAAGCTGATCAATGACACCATCATGGCGGAGGCCGAGCGCGATCTTTTGATCAATACATCCGAGCGCGCCATCTGGGGCCACTCCTTTGGTGGACTGTTTGTTCTGCACACGCTTTTCACTCACCCGTCATCGTTCGACCACTGGTATGCCGCCAGCCCTACGCTTCACTGGAACGGCTATCAGGTCGTTGCAGAAGCGGGGCGATTTCAATGGCCGTCGGATCAGCGCGGCAGCGCCCTTTTGATGCGCGGTGATGCCGAACTCCAACGCCGCGGCCCCTACTCCAACGGTGGCAGCGACAAGGAGATCAACGATCAGCTGGAAGGGCTGGCAAAACAGATAAACCGGGCGAAGGGCTTTGAGGCACGCTTTGAAGTACTTGAAGGTCTGGGACATGGTGCCGCGCTGGTGCGCTCGCTCAAGCTGACACTTTCAGACATCAGCGGCGCGACCCTGACACCATCAGCATGA